The following proteins are encoded in a genomic region of Streptococcus gwangjuense:
- a CDS encoding threonine/serine exporter family protein, producing the protein MEESRELNAVIDVIMLAGTILLKSGSEIHRVEDTMIRIAHSQGIVDCNVLAMPAAIFFSIENTNISRMKRVTSSSYNIEKVCDVNQISRRLVGGQIDLETAFKQLTALQARPLPYTKLQVTLAATFSAPFFSIMFSGNIYDALGAGVATLFGFAFSLYVEKFIRIPFVTAFAGAFVFGMIAQFWARYTGFPSTADLIIAGAVMPFVPGIALTNAVRDIMTNHINSGMSKMFESLLITLALGAGTSVALVLMN; encoded by the coding sequence ATGGAAGAATCAAGAGAATTAAATGCCGTCATCGATGTGATTATGTTAGCTGGAACCATTCTTCTCAAAAGTGGCTCAGAGATTCATCGTGTAGAAGATACCATGATCCGCATTGCGCATTCACAGGGGATTGTGGATTGCAATGTTCTTGCCATGCCTGCCGCTATCTTTTTCTCCATTGAAAATACCAATATTTCGCGTATGAAGCGTGTGACTTCCTCGTCTTATAATATTGAAAAAGTCTGCGATGTCAACCAGATTTCTCGTCGGCTGGTTGGGGGGCAGATTGATTTAGAGACGGCCTTCAAGCAATTGACGGCCTTGCAAGCTCGACCTCTTCCCTATACTAAGTTGCAGGTAACTCTAGCTGCGACCTTTAGCGCCCCTTTCTTTTCAATTATGTTTAGTGGAAATATCTACGACGCACTTGGGGCAGGAGTGGCTACCTTATTTGGTTTTGCCTTTTCCCTTTATGTGGAGAAGTTTATCCGAATTCCCTTTGTGACAGCCTTTGCTGGAGCCTTTGTCTTTGGGATGATTGCCCAGTTTTGGGCTCGCTACACAGGTTTTCCTTCAACGGCAGATTTGATTATAGCTGGTGCGGTCATGCCGTTTGTACCAGGGATTGCCTTGACCAATGCGGTTCGTGATATTATGACCAACCACATAAACTCTGGTATGAGTAAGATGTTTGAATCCCTGCTCATTACCCTTGCTTTAGGGGCGGGAACTTCTGTCGCCTTGGTATTGATGAATTAA
- the pknB gene encoding Stk1 family PASTA domain-containing Ser/Thr kinase has protein sequence MIQIGKIFAGRYRILKQIGRGGMADVYLAKDLILDGEEVAVKVLRTNYQTDPIAVARFQREARAMADLDHPHIVRITDIGEEEGQQYLAMEYVAGLDLKRYIKEHHPLSNEEAVRIMGQILLAMRLAHTRGIVHRDLKPQNILLTPDGTAKVTDFGIAVAFAETSLTQTNSMLGSVHYLSPEQARGSKATVQSDIYAMGIIFYEMLTGHIPYDGDSAVTIALQHFQKPLPSVIAENPSVPQALENVVIKATAKKLTDRYKSVAEMYVDLSSSLSYNRRNEPKLVFDDATKADTKTLPKVPQSTLTSIPKAPVQEGRPQPKPQTHQTEKTVPSPKPTKRRRMKARYPILLATFLLVVASLVWILYRTPATIAVPKVAGQTVAEAKEALKKANFEVGEEKTEASDKVEEGRVIRTDPDAGTGRKEGTKINLIVSSGQQSFQLGNYLGRKSSDVVAELKGKKVPENLIKIEEEESNEIEAGTIMKQSLPEGTTYDLSKATQIVLTVAKKVNSISMPRYIGSTREFAVNNLTEIYGVKKANIEVVEVSTAPEGTAEETVVEQSPKPGGKIDLASTRIKISIYKPKTPPSSSSSTSVQRGNQGSPTTPNQGNQQGGQQGNQQGTVPTPTQPNSEGNHENSRD, from the coding sequence CGAGAGCCATGGCAGATCTGGACCATCCTCATATCGTTCGGATTACAGATATCGGTGAAGAAGAGGGACAACAGTATCTCGCAATGGAATATGTTGCTGGATTAGACCTCAAACGCTATATCAAGGAACATCACCCTCTTTCAAATGAAGAAGCGGTTCGAATCATGGGACAAATCCTCTTGGCTATGCGTTTAGCCCATACTCGAGGAATTGTTCACAGGGATTTGAAACCGCAAAATATCCTTTTGACCCCAGATGGGACTGCCAAAGTTACAGACTTTGGGATTGCGGTAGCCTTTGCTGAGACAAGTCTGACCCAGACCAACTCAATGCTAGGTTCCGTTCATTATTTATCGCCAGAGCAGGCGCGTGGCTCTAAAGCGACTGTACAGAGTGATATCTATGCCATGGGGATTATTTTCTATGAGATGTTGACTGGCCATATCCCTTACGATGGGGATAGTGCAGTGACCATCGCCCTCCAGCATTTCCAGAAACCACTGCCATCGGTTATAGCTGAAAATCCATCTGTACCTCAGGCTTTAGAAAATGTTGTTATCAAGGCAACTGCTAAGAAATTGACAGATCGCTACAAATCAGTCGCTGAGATGTATGTGGACTTGTCGAGTAGTTTGTCTTATAATCGTCGTAATGAACCAAAGCTGGTCTTTGACGATGCGACTAAGGCGGATACCAAGACTCTTCCTAAAGTTCCACAAAGTACCTTGACTTCTATTCCTAAAGCTCCGGTACAAGAGGGAAGACCTCAGCCTAAGCCCCAAACTCATCAGACAGAAAAAACAGTACCTAGTCCAAAGCCAACTAAACGGCGTCGCATGAAAGCACGTTATCCAATTTTATTGGCGACCTTCTTGTTGGTTGTGGCATCCTTAGTATGGATTTTATATAGAACGCCTGCTACCATTGCCGTTCCAAAGGTGGCAGGTCAGACGGTTGCTGAGGCTAAAGAAGCGCTTAAGAAAGCCAATTTTGAGGTTGGTGAAGAAAAAACAGAGGCTAGTGATAAGGTTGAAGAAGGTCGTGTTATTCGTACCGATCCTGACGCTGGAACTGGTCGAAAAGAAGGAACAAAAATTAATTTGATTGTGTCTTCTGGTCAGCAATCCTTCCAACTTGGAAATTATCTTGGACGAAAATCTAGTGATGTAGTGGCAGAATTGAAAGGCAAGAAGGTTCCAGAAAATCTAATTAAGATTGAGGAAGAAGAATCCAACGAAATCGAAGCCGGCACAATCATGAAACAAAGTTTACCGGAGGGAACAACCTACGATCTTAGCAAGGCAACTCAAATAGTTTTGACAGTTGCTAAAAAAGTAAATTCGATTTCAATGCCAAGATATATTGGTTCAACTCGAGAATTTGCAGTTAATAATCTTACAGAGATATATGGAGTTAAAAAAGCTAATATCGAAGTTGTAGAAGTGTCTACTGCTCCTGAAGGAACAGCTGAGGAGACTGTTGTAGAGCAAAGTCCAAAACCGGGTGGAAAAATTGATTTAGCCAGCACACGTATTAAAATTTCGATTTATAAACCCAAAACACCACCATCAAGTTCCTCTTCAACGTCAGTTCAACGTGGTAACCAAGGTTCACCTACTACTCCAAATCAAGGGAATCAACAAGGTGGTCAGCAAGGAAATCAACAAGGAACGGTTCCTACTCCGACTCAACCAAATAGTGAAGGAAACCACGAAAATTCTCGTGATTAA